The proteins below are encoded in one region of Streptomyces marianii:
- a CDS encoding Acg family FMN-binding oxidoreductase, whose amino-acid sequence MTAEPLATAVVTSLVRDATAAPSMHNAQPWRFRYDAGRGTIRLYGDPERAMPSSDPQGRALHLGCGAALFNLRVAAAHAGRAPDAVLLPDADEPWLLAEVRLDRPVRRDDDLAALHPAIHRRHTSRFPFTDEDVPSGVLDGLRAAARLEGARLHIPGAWHVDEVLHLVHDAESRESLDPEAREELLRWTGTPGGASAGEGIPVHAFGPRQHDVTAPVRDFAAGRALAGRGSATFEKRPRLALLGTPHDGPLDWLRAGQALERVLLQATLDGLVTSLTSQALEWRELRWALRDPVSSMGHVQMVIRLGYGPEGPATPRRDVEDVLETA is encoded by the coding sequence ATGACCGCAGAACCCCTCGCGACGGCCGTCGTCACCTCCCTCGTCCGGGACGCGACGGCGGCCCCGTCCATGCACAACGCCCAGCCGTGGAGATTCCGGTACGACGCGGGGCGCGGCACGATCCGGCTCTACGGGGACCCGGAACGGGCCATGCCGAGTTCCGACCCGCAGGGGCGCGCCCTGCACCTCGGGTGCGGCGCCGCGCTGTTCAATCTGCGGGTGGCGGCCGCGCACGCGGGAAGGGCTCCGGACGCGGTGCTGCTCCCCGACGCCGACGAACCGTGGCTCCTGGCCGAGGTCCGGCTGGACCGTCCGGTGCGCCGGGACGACGACCTCGCCGCGCTCCACCCGGCGATTCACCGGCGGCACACCAGTCGTTTCCCGTTCACCGACGAGGACGTCCCCAGCGGGGTTCTGGACGGACTGCGCGCCGCGGCACGGCTGGAGGGCGCGCGGCTGCACATACCCGGCGCCTGGCACGTGGACGAGGTCCTGCACCTGGTGCACGACGCCGAGAGCCGCGAGTCGCTCGACCCGGAGGCACGGGAGGAACTGCTGCGCTGGACGGGCACTCCTGGCGGCGCGTCGGCCGGGGAGGGCATCCCCGTGCACGCCTTCGGCCCCCGGCAGCACGATGTCACCGCCCCGGTAAGGGACTTCGCAGCCGGACGGGCTCTGGCCGGCCGCGGCAGCGCCACGTTCGAGAAGCGGCCCCGGCTCGCCCTGCTGGGCACACCCCACGACGGGCCCCTCGACTGGCTCAGGGCCGGACAGGCACTGGAACGCGTGCTGCTCCAGGCCACCTTGGACGGTCTGGTCACCTCGCTGACCTCCCAGGCGCTGGAGTGGCGCGAACTGCGCTGGGCGCTGCGCGATCCCGTGTCCTCCATGGGGCATGTGCAGATGGTGATCCGGCTCGGGTACGGCCCCGAGGGCCCGGCGACTCCGCGCCGCGACGTCGAGGACGTGCTGGAGACGGCGTAG
- a CDS encoding universal stress protein has translation MTRPVTVGVDGYPESRAAADWAAKEALLREAPLRVVHADEWPRVPAVPPVDREEHQRWADTVLDEASGELRRRYPELAVTARRLTGRAAAVLAVEAADSQMLVLGSRGRGAVEGFLVGSVGMATVGLTDTPVVLVRPAATFPSGAPESRPSGNVAVGRDVVVGVDIHETTDAVLAFAFDEAARRGCGVRAVHGWSLPFAFSYAPGLDPGVRQEVADGIAGAVAERLRPWRGLYPSVKAEERVLVGAPAEQVLHDAADAELVVVGRRIRRAPVGGHLGHVAHAVLHHATAPVAVIAHD, from the coding sequence ATGACTCGCCCTGTGACCGTCGGAGTGGACGGCTATCCCGAGAGCCGCGCCGCCGCGGACTGGGCCGCGAAGGAGGCCCTGCTGCGCGAGGCTCCTCTGCGCGTGGTGCACGCGGACGAGTGGCCCCGCGTTCCGGCCGTGCCTCCGGTCGACCGGGAGGAGCACCAGCGCTGGGCCGACACCGTGCTCGACGAGGCCTCCGGCGAACTGCGCCGGAGGTATCCCGAGCTGGCGGTGACAGCGCGACGCCTGACCGGACGGGCGGCCGCGGTGCTGGCGGTGGAGGCCGCCGATTCCCAGATGCTGGTTCTCGGATCGCGCGGGCGCGGCGCCGTCGAGGGGTTCCTCGTCGGCTCGGTCGGCATGGCGACCGTGGGGCTCACCGACACGCCGGTCGTGCTGGTACGCCCAGCTGCCACGTTCCCTTCCGGGGCTCCGGAGTCGCGTCCGTCGGGGAACGTCGCGGTGGGCCGGGACGTGGTGGTGGGGGTCGACATCCACGAGACCACCGACGCGGTGCTCGCCTTCGCCTTCGACGAGGCGGCACGGAGGGGCTGCGGCGTCCGCGCCGTGCACGGCTGGTCGTTGCCGTTCGCGTTCAGCTACGCGCCCGGACTCGATCCCGGTGTCCGGCAGGAGGTGGCCGACGGCATCGCCGGCGCCGTCGCCGAGCGGCTGCGGCCGTGGCGGGGGCTGTACCCCTCGGTCAAGGCCGAGGAGCGGGTCCTCGTCGGAGCCCCCGCCGAGCAGGTGCTGCACGACGCCGCCGACGCGGAGCTCGTGGTCGTCGGCCGGCGCATCCGGAGGGCCCCGGTCGGCGGGCACCTCGGCCACGTCGCCCACGCCGTGCTCCACCACGCCACCGCTCCGGTGGCCGTCATCGCCCACGACTGA